One region of Candidatus Acidiferrales bacterium genomic DNA includes:
- a CDS encoding sodium:solute symporter, with translation MLLAAATAVTHRALAPVDVGIIAFYFVIVFAIGFYFSRRERTSEDYFLASRNVGWFAIGASLFVSNISTEHFIGLAGSGATSGLAVGHFEWLACIIVLILGWVFVPFYLRSNVFTMPEFLERRFNRQCSIYLASISILAYIFTKISVHLYAAAVVLERVVGWNPLTAAVILVVATGIYTIAGGLAAVIYTDLVQTLILIAGAVVLTLIGLDKVGGFAGLRAAVPPDYFHMIKAIDHPEFPWTGIFLGAPILGIWYWCTDQVMVQRVLSGKDEGHARAGTIFAGFLKILPVFILVLPGLIAFGLFPQLFTVENGRVTNGDIAYPTLIVNLLPIGLVGLMIAALLAALMGAMSAVFNSASTLVTLDFYKKLRPDATERQLVTFGRAATGVMVLLGILWVPFIKLLSSQLYIYLQSVQAYISPPIAVCFIFGILWPRLNGTGAISSLLVGFVLGAVRFVFEVWDKSAHFTSPAIRWLVGMNFLHYAILMFVICSGILFLVSLTTPAPDRRRLAGLTFATVNDKLDTTLVPGHKLARETRLEHRLNVIFTALLLATVIGLWIYFR, from the coding sequence ATGCTCCTCGCCGCGGCAACGGCAGTGACGCACAGGGCCCTGGCGCCGGTGGATGTCGGCATCATTGCCTTTTATTTCGTGATTGTCTTCGCCATCGGCTTCTATTTCTCGCGACGGGAACGAACCTCGGAGGACTACTTCCTGGCCAGCCGCAATGTCGGCTGGTTCGCCATCGGCGCTTCGCTCTTCGTCTCGAACATTTCCACCGAGCACTTTATTGGGCTGGCAGGTTCCGGTGCGACCTCGGGACTGGCGGTTGGCCACTTCGAGTGGCTGGCCTGCATCATCGTGCTTATCCTCGGTTGGGTCTTCGTACCCTTCTACCTGCGCTCCAATGTCTTCACCATGCCCGAATTTTTGGAACGCCGGTTCAACCGCCAGTGCAGCATTTATCTGGCCAGCATCTCGATTCTTGCCTACATCTTTACGAAGATCTCCGTGCATCTTTATGCGGCGGCCGTAGTGTTGGAACGCGTTGTGGGCTGGAACCCGCTGACCGCGGCTGTCATCCTTGTTGTGGCGACGGGGATTTACACCATTGCCGGGGGGCTGGCGGCAGTGATCTACACCGACCTGGTGCAAACGCTCATCCTCATCGCGGGCGCTGTCGTGCTCACCTTGATCGGCCTGGATAAAGTCGGTGGCTTTGCCGGCTTGAGGGCGGCGGTCCCACCTGACTATTTCCACATGATCAAAGCCATCGATCACCCCGAATTTCCGTGGACCGGTATTTTCCTGGGCGCCCCCATTCTCGGCATCTGGTACTGGTGTACCGACCAGGTGATGGTGCAGCGAGTCCTCTCCGGCAAAGACGAAGGACATGCCCGAGCCGGCACCATCTTTGCCGGCTTTCTTAAGATTCTCCCGGTATTCATCCTGGTGTTGCCGGGCTTGATCGCCTTCGGCCTGTTTCCCCAACTGTTCACGGTTGAGAACGGCCGGGTGACCAATGGCGACATCGCCTACCCGACGCTGATCGTGAACCTGCTGCCGATTGGCCTGGTCGGGTTGATGATCGCGGCGTTGCTGGCAGCGTTGATGGGGGCAATGAGTGCGGTGTTCAACTCGGCGTCCACGTTGGTTACGCTCGATTTCTATAAGAAGCTGCGTCCCGACGCCACCGAACGGCAACTGGTCACCTTCGGCCGCGCCGCAACCGGCGTTATGGTGCTGCTGGGAATTCTCTGGGTGCCGTTCATCAAGCTGCTCAGTTCGCAACTCTACATTTATCTTCAGAGCGTGCAGGCTTACATTAGCCCGCCCATCGCCGTCTGCTTCATCTTCGGGATCCTCTGGCCGCGGCTGAACGGCACCGGCGCCATTAGCTCGCTGCTGGTGGGCTTCGTGCTGGGGGCGGTGCGTTTCGTGTTCGAAGTGTGGGACAAGAGCGCTCACTTCACCTCGCCGGCAATCCGCTGGCTGGTGGGCATGAACTTCCTCCACTACGCAATCCTGATGTTCGTGATTTGCTCCGGCATTCTGTTTCTCGTAAGCCTGACAACCCCCGCGCCCGATCGTAGAAGGTTGGCCGGTCTCACCTTTGCCACTGTCAACGATAAGCTTGACACGACCCTTGTGCCGGGCCACAAGCTCGCTCGGGAAACGAGGCTCGAGCATCGCCTGAACGTGATTTTCACCGCCTTGTTGTTGGCCACAGTAATCGGCTTGTGGATCTACTTCCGATAG
- a CDS encoding alpha-glucosidase encodes MRKRILSVIVAIACVLVPAGLVRAGGTPLDAQGHSWWHHAVVYEIYPRSFADSNNDGIGDLNGITAKLDYLKSLGVDAIWLTPCYPSPQVDFGYDISDYRNINPEYGTLQDFDRLVAEAKKRKIRIIMDLVLNHTSDKHPWFTDSRLSRTAKHRDWYLWRDGKDSRPPNNWQSIFGGSAWKFDPQTGHYYYHFFYAEQPDLNWRNPEAKNAMFDVVRFWLDRGVAGFRLDAIATMFEDPALPDNPMAPGINWVGDPNQEYKYNTGLPEVHDILRDLRKLVDTYDDRVLIGETSGKDVPDLSRFFGRNLDEIQLPMNFFFTNTSKLSPAEFRKHIAAWDRNPAGGWPMYLLSNHDLDRHYVRYGDGKNNYAVAKLTATLLLTLRGTPQLYYGEEIGMENNDPKTKEDVKDPIGKLFWPNYKGRDGERTPMQWEDKPHAGFSQAAPWLPVAPSYPRHNVATQDKDPHSILNFYRKLIALRRRSPALLDGEYVVLNENNPDVLSYLRKASTETVLVVLNMSSSPQKVDFDLTRYGLPAEKVRTLLGSTPDRKKFRNLIGFELSPFEAYVGRLSK; translated from the coding sequence ATGCGCAAAAGAATTCTCTCTGTCATCGTCGCGATTGCATGCGTTCTTGTTCCGGCTGGTCTTGTCCGGGCCGGCGGAACCCCCCTCGACGCCCAGGGGCATTCCTGGTGGCATCACGCCGTCGTCTATGAGATCTACCCGCGCAGCTTTGCCGACAGCAATAACGACGGGATCGGCGATTTGAATGGTATCACCGCGAAATTGGACTATCTGAAGTCACTTGGCGTGGATGCGATCTGGCTGACGCCCTGCTATCCGTCCCCGCAGGTGGACTTCGGCTACGATATTTCCGACTATCGGAACATCAATCCCGAGTACGGAACGCTCCAAGATTTCGACCGGCTGGTGGCGGAGGCCAAGAAGCGGAAAATACGCATCATCATGGACTTGGTCCTGAACCACACTTCTGACAAGCACCCCTGGTTTACGGACTCACGCTTGTCGCGCACTGCCAAGCATCGCGACTGGTACCTCTGGCGGGACGGCAAAGATTCGCGACCGCCGAACAACTGGCAGTCCATCTTCGGCGGATCGGCCTGGAAGTTTGATCCGCAAACCGGCCACTATTACTACCACTTCTTCTACGCCGAACAGCCGGACTTGAACTGGCGCAACCCGGAAGCTAAGAATGCCATGTTCGACGTCGTCCGCTTCTGGCTTGACCGCGGCGTGGCAGGGTTCCGCCTCGATGCCATCGCTACCATGTTTGAGGATCCCGCCCTCCCGGACAACCCCATGGCCCCCGGGATCAACTGGGTCGGCGATCCGAACCAGGAGTACAAGTACAACACCGGCCTGCCGGAAGTTCATGATATCTTGCGCGATCTGCGGAAACTTGTGGACACTTATGATGACCGCGTGCTCATTGGCGAGACATCGGGCAAGGATGTGCCGGATCTGTCTCGCTTCTTTGGCAGGAATCTGGACGAGATTCAGTTGCCCATGAACTTCTTCTTCACCAACACCAGTAAACTCTCCCCCGCTGAATTTCGCAAGCACATTGCCGCCTGGGACAGGAACCCGGCCGGCGGTTGGCCCATGTATCTCCTCAGCAACCACGACCTTGACCGGCACTACGTCCGCTATGGAGATGGCAAGAACAACTACGCCGTCGCCAAACTTACCGCCACCCTTCTGCTGACCCTGCGGGGCACTCCCCAGCTTTACTATGGGGAAGAGATCGGGATGGAGAATAACGACCCCAAGACCAAGGAGGACGTGAAGGATCCAATCGGAAAGCTCTTCTGGCCGAATTACAAGGGGCGTGACGGCGAGCGGACACCCATGCAGTGGGAAGACAAGCCCCATGCCGGCTTCAGCCAGGCGGCGCCGTGGCTGCCCGTCGCGCCGAGTTATCCCCGTCACAACGTCGCCACCCAGGACAAGGACCCCCATTCCATCCTCAACTTTTACCGGAAGTTGATTGCCTTACGCCGCCGCAGTCCCGCCTTGCTGGATGGCGAGTACGTGGTCTTGAACGAGAACAACCCTGATGTGCTTTCCTACCTGCGCAAGGCTTCGACGGAGACGGTGCTGGTGGTGCTCAACATGTCTTCGAGCCCGCAAAAAGTGGACTTCGACTTGACCCGCTATGGGCTTCCGGCAGAGAAGGTGAGGACCTTGCTTGGCAGCACGCCGGACAGGAAGAAATTCCGGAATCTCATTGGCTTCGAGCTTTCACCTTTTGAGGCTTACGTCGGTCGGCTGTCGAAGTAG
- a CDS encoding trehalase family glycosidase, whose amino-acid sequence MGNGSRFPSLFLQARWLGPAVLVTYFALLAPSQLAGQAATTTGPAPAGKAAHQPAQNTLGTGGKESLAGQPGELLAQHVGKLKPALVRPPAGILRFPYLIPSNPEAEIAATRGDIYARRAELGIPLGVYHQLFDWDSFFEGVAFLRDGKGEYLRDSVRNFLELTASNGYTPRTVDPSRIFYAPEQCKPFLAQGAFLAAKALGDFTWLEGRYYQNLRRFLDYWETHRRGPHLLFQWLSAVESGVDNHPAVMGLPPNSVEAVDASVYMYREYLAMSLIADRLGKAEDSQSHRAKADLLARQINQHLWSPGEQMYFNLDTGSGELIKLEAWTNFLPLWAGIAPPERAKAMIEKHLLRAEAFWGQYGVPSVSRQEVIYNQARKGLYGSYDRTVSNWQGPIWVVANYLVMHGLLNYGYQQQAVELAQKIVRLLEDDIRRTGGMHENYDAETGAGLWSPHFGSWNILAPQMVEEAQAGKDATRLAF is encoded by the coding sequence ATGGGGAACGGATCGCGCTTTCCTTCGCTCTTCTTACAAGCCCGCTGGCTAGGCCCGGCCGTCTTGGTGACGTACTTCGCGCTCTTGGCACCTTCGCAATTGGCTGGCCAGGCTGCGACCACGACCGGGCCGGCCCCGGCAGGCAAGGCAGCTCACCAGCCCGCCCAGAACACTTTGGGCACTGGCGGGAAAGAGTCTTTGGCGGGCCAGCCGGGAGAATTGCTGGCCCAGCACGTGGGGAAACTCAAGCCGGCGCTGGTTCGCCCACCCGCCGGCATCTTGCGCTTTCCTTACTTGATCCCGAGTAACCCCGAAGCTGAGATCGCTGCCACTCGCGGCGACATCTATGCCCGGCGCGCCGAGTTGGGGATTCCTCTCGGCGTTTATCACCAACTGTTCGATTGGGACAGCTTTTTTGAAGGTGTCGCGTTCCTGCGGGATGGCAAGGGAGAGTACCTGCGAGATTCCGTCCGAAACTTTCTGGAACTGACGGCATCGAACGGCTATACCCCGCGCACCGTGGACCCCTCACGGATCTTTTATGCGCCCGAGCAGTGCAAGCCCTTCCTTGCCCAGGGCGCGTTTTTGGCAGCCAAGGCGCTCGGCGACTTCACATGGCTCGAAGGTCGTTATTACCAGAACTTGCGCCGCTTCCTCGACTACTGGGAGACCCATCGCCGTGGCCCGCATTTGCTCTTCCAGTGGCTGAGCGCGGTCGAAAGCGGGGTGGACAACCATCCCGCGGTGATGGGCTTGCCACCCAACTCGGTCGAAGCCGTGGACGCCAGTGTCTATATGTATCGCGAATATTTGGCGATGTCGTTGATCGCCGACCGGCTCGGCAAGGCCGAGGATTCTCAGAGTCACCGCGCCAAAGCCGACTTGCTTGCGCGCCAGATCAATCAACATCTTTGGTCTCCTGGGGAACAGATGTACTTCAATCTCGATACCGGCAGCGGTGAACTCATCAAGCTCGAAGCCTGGACGAACTTCCTGCCACTATGGGCGGGAATCGCCCCGCCCGAGCGAGCCAAGGCGATGATCGAAAAGCACCTGCTCCGGGCCGAGGCGTTTTGGGGCCAATACGGCGTTCCCTCGGTGTCACGGCAGGAGGTGATCTACAACCAGGCGCGCAAAGGGCTTTACGGAAGCTACGATCGCACCGTCTCCAACTGGCAGGGGCCTATCTGGGTGGTAGCCAACTACCTGGTCATGCACGGCCTGCTCAACTACGGCTATCAACAGCAAGCAGTCGAGTTGGCGCAGAAGATCGTGCGCTTGCTCGAGGATGACATCCGTCGCACCGGCGGCATGCACGAAAACTACGATGCCGAGACGGGCGCGGGACTGTGGTCACCTCACTTCGGTAGCTGGAACATTCTGGCGCCGCAGATGGTGGAAGAAGCTCAGGCCGGGAAAGACGCGACCCGGCTCGCCTTCTAG
- a CDS encoding ERCC4 domain-containing protein: protein MKRRRTLITSPLEWQMTAAPVPHPVQPVIAERGGTELRTPRPVVIVDTREQNPFSFARFRGWFKGVEKKPLKLGDYSVAGLEEICAVERKDLSDLVHSFTVGRPLFIDRLRQMSQYRQRLLVITAALSQVKSPYSYSRVSPNQITQSLIAVLAGLQVPFLCVETHELGEEIVASYLYQVFLYHWLESNDYGRFLADDDL, encoded by the coding sequence ATGAAAAGGCGCCGCACACTGATCACCTCTCCTCTTGAGTGGCAGATGACTGCCGCTCCCGTGCCGCATCCCGTACAACCGGTGATCGCTGAGCGTGGTGGAACCGAGCTCCGTACCCCGCGGCCGGTGGTCATTGTTGACACCCGCGAGCAGAATCCATTCTCTTTCGCTCGCTTTCGTGGCTGGTTTAAGGGCGTGGAGAAAAAGCCGTTGAAGCTGGGCGACTACTCGGTCGCCGGATTGGAAGAGATTTGTGCCGTGGAGCGGAAAGACCTTTCTGACTTGGTTCACTCCTTCACCGTCGGGCGGCCCTTGTTCATCGACCGGCTCCGGCAAATGAGCCAATACCGGCAACGCTTGTTGGTGATCACCGCCGCCCTGAGTCAGGTCAAGTCGCCCTATTCCTATAGCCGCGTCAGCCCCAACCAAATCACCCAGTCGCTCATTGCCGTCTTGGCGGGGCTGCAGGTGCCGTTTCTCTGCGTAGAGACCCATGAATTGGGCGAAGAGATTGTTGCCTCGTATTTGTATCAGGTTTTTCTTTACCATTGGCTGGAGAGCAACGACTATGGCCGGTTCCTCGCCGACGATGATCTGTAA
- a CDS encoding amidase gives MSDLTYLAAIEMAQMIRSKRISPVELVRAHLDRAEKLHPQLNAMVHLERDRALEQALAAEQAVMRGERLGPLHGVPVTIKSSIDVAGLRCEAGTKLRAGCVPEKDAPLVARLKAAGAIILANTNVPEMLMAYETDNVLHGRTNNPWDLTRTPGGSSGGEAAAIAAGCSAAGVGSDGGGSIRVPAHFSGICGLKPTPGRIPATGHFPPCVGPFAGLGVVGPMARRVRDLEALLKVMAGPDEGDVCSAPVPFRPASEDEVRRLRIGYFEDDGETTVTPETRAAVRAAAKALEQQGLEVEPFRPEGLEHARQLWWTLFGLAGGLVLGPILAGHESELSPILREFVAMVAAEPPLTLDCLLNALIERDQCRTRLLEQMQKFPILLCPVCAIPAFRHGERAWMIDGQTVNYLDAMRYTQWFNLTGNPAAVVPVGRSPEELPIGVQVVGRPWEEEVVLAVAARIEQACGGWQKPPL, from the coding sequence GTGAGCGACCTGACGTACCTGGCCGCCATCGAAATGGCGCAAATGATCCGCAGCAAAAGAATTTCTCCGGTGGAACTTGTTCGAGCCCACCTGGATCGGGCCGAAAAGCTGCATCCACAATTGAATGCGATGGTGCATCTCGAGCGGGATCGCGCGCTGGAGCAGGCGCTGGCAGCCGAGCAGGCGGTGATGCGCGGCGAGCGGCTGGGGCCGCTGCACGGCGTGCCGGTGACGATCAAAAGTTCGATTGACGTTGCCGGGCTCCGGTGTGAAGCAGGGACAAAGCTGCGCGCTGGATGCGTGCCTGAGAAGGACGCTCCGCTGGTGGCGCGACTGAAAGCAGCCGGTGCCATCATCCTGGCGAACACGAACGTGCCCGAGATGCTGATGGCCTACGAGACGGACAATGTTCTGCACGGCAGGACGAATAATCCGTGGGACCTGACGCGCACACCCGGCGGCTCAAGCGGAGGCGAAGCGGCAGCGATTGCTGCGGGCTGCTCTGCGGCAGGCGTGGGCAGTGATGGCGGCGGTTCCATTCGCGTTCCGGCGCATTTCAGCGGCATTTGCGGGTTGAAGCCCACACCCGGCCGCATTCCGGCGACGGGCCACTTCCCCCCTTGCGTCGGACCATTCGCAGGGCTCGGTGTGGTCGGACCCATGGCGCGCAGGGTGCGCGACCTGGAAGCTCTTCTGAAGGTCATGGCGGGGCCGGACGAGGGCGACGTTTGTTCGGCGCCCGTGCCATTCCGGCCGGCGAGTGAGGACGAGGTACGTCGGCTGCGCATCGGTTACTTTGAGGATGACGGCGAGACCACTGTTACACCCGAAACGCGGGCCGCCGTCCGCGCCGCAGCCAAGGCACTCGAGCAGCAAGGGCTTGAAGTCGAGCCGTTTCGTCCCGAGGGCCTTGAGCACGCCCGACAGCTCTGGTGGACGCTCTTCGGCCTCGCTGGTGGGCTGGTGCTCGGGCCAATCCTCGCAGGTCACGAGTCCGAGCTGAGTCCGATTCTGCGGGAGTTTGTCGCGATGGTAGCAGCAGAGCCTCCGCTGACACTGGATTGCCTCCTCAATGCCTTGATAGAGCGCGACCAATGCCGCACCCGTTTGCTGGAGCAGATGCAGAAGTTCCCGATCCTGCTTTGCCCGGTCTGTGCCATTCCGGCATTCCGCCACGGTGAGCGCGCCTGGATGATTGACGGGCAAACCGTCAATTATCTCGATGCCATGCGTTATACACAGTGGTTCAACCTCACGGGCAATCCGGCGGCGGTGGTTCCTGTAGGGCGGTCGCCGGAAGAGCTGCCCATCGGCGTGCAAGTGGTTGGCCGGCCCTGGGAAGAAGAAGTCGTGCTGGCAGTGGCGGCGAGGATCGAGCAGGCGTGCGGAGGCTGGCAGAAGCCGCCGCTCTGA
- a CDS encoding glycoside hydrolase family 31 protein: MRKANRYLLGAILAVAVVSLPAFPSGWQHVGAVTGIEVKPNGLQLQAGQARVWVVAISESVIRVRLAPEGSFPADFSWAVVPSSSPAPHVTVKDSAKAIEVVTSRLRARIQKSPLLISFLDAAGNVIQQDFPHRPMGWNQGQVRVWKTMPPEEFYYGLGDKAGPLNRRNQTYTMWNTDAFGWQESTDPLYKSIPFFLGLRRGVAYGLFFDNTYRSSFDFGKESEALYSFGAEGGELNYYFFYGPHPKKVLEDFSTLIGNTPLPPLWTLGYQQCRYSYYPEARVREVARTFREKKIPADVVYLDIDYQEGNRPFTIDRQRFPNFEGMIRDLGAQGFKVIAITDLHIKQEPGYAPYDQGMAGDHFVKNPDGSAYVGKVWPGDSVFPDFTLTKTREWWGTLYKDFVNMGIRGFWNDMNEPAIFERADKTMPLDTMHRLDGGITKDHRAIHNVYGMLNARATFEGLRRLRSDERPFVLTRAAYAGTQRYAASWTGDNTSSWNHLRLTVPNLLSLGVSGYPFVGVDIGGFWGSPPADLLTRWIALGVFTPMFRNHTMKGSADQEPWVHGPEHEAIRRRYIELRYQLLPYIYTNFEETTRTGIPLMRPIFLEYPEAREFYGEDRAFLFGRDLLVAPKVFEMLDAYDVNLPPGEWYDYWTGKKYRSGRALEINPPLDLVPLYVRAGAILPQQPVVQHTDEVPTGPLQLRVYPGSECGGSLYLDDGKTFAYTRGETLRVAYTCQPAADSLAIISSAHKGNYKPWWKNVRVEIFGVEKAPKEVGAGGRSVTDWSYNAEQKTVTLALPDSSTGWEIRLSF, encoded by the coding sequence ATGAGGAAAGCTAACCGTTATCTGCTTGGTGCGATTCTGGCAGTCGCCGTAGTCTCCCTGCCGGCTTTTCCAAGTGGCTGGCAGCATGTGGGTGCGGTGACCGGCATCGAGGTCAAGCCCAACGGATTGCAGTTGCAAGCCGGGCAGGCGCGGGTGTGGGTGGTGGCGATCAGCGAATCAGTGATTCGTGTGCGGCTGGCGCCGGAGGGCTCTTTCCCGGCTGATTTTTCTTGGGCGGTCGTGCCCTCGAGCTCGCCGGCTCCGCACGTAACCGTGAAGGATTCTGCAAAGGCGATCGAAGTGGTCACCTCGCGCCTTCGCGCGCGCATTCAAAAGTCGCCCCTGCTGATTTCCTTTCTGGACGCAGCCGGAAACGTCATCCAGCAGGACTTCCCGCACCGGCCCATGGGCTGGAACCAGGGCCAGGTGCGTGTCTGGAAGACGATGCCGCCGGAGGAGTTCTACTACGGCCTGGGCGACAAAGCCGGGCCGCTTAACCGGCGCAACCAGACCTACACGATGTGGAACACTGACGCCTTTGGATGGCAGGAGTCCACCGACCCGCTCTACAAATCAATCCCCTTTTTCCTGGGCCTGCGGCGCGGCGTCGCCTACGGCCTCTTCTTCGACAACACCTACCGCAGCAGCTTTGATTTCGGGAAAGAATCTGAGGCTCTCTACTCCTTTGGGGCCGAAGGCGGAGAGCTGAACTACTACTTCTTCTACGGCCCGCACCCCAAGAAGGTGCTCGAGGACTTCAGCACCCTTATCGGGAACACGCCGCTGCCGCCGCTCTGGACGCTCGGCTATCAGCAGTGCCGCTATAGCTACTATCCCGAAGCGCGCGTGCGCGAGGTTGCGCGGACATTTCGAGAGAAGAAAATCCCCGCCGACGTGGTCTATCTTGACATCGACTACCAGGAGGGCAACCGTCCTTTCACCATCGACCGTCAACGCTTCCCCAATTTTGAAGGGATGATCCGCGACCTCGGCGCGCAGGGGTTCAAGGTTATCGCCATCACCGACCTGCACATCAAGCAAGAGCCTGGCTATGCGCCCTACGATCAGGGGATGGCCGGCGACCACTTCGTGAAAAACCCTGACGGTTCCGCCTACGTGGGGAAAGTCTGGCCGGGAGACAGCGTGTTTCCGGATTTCACGCTCACGAAAACCCGCGAATGGTGGGGCACGCTTTACAAAGACTTCGTCAACATGGGCATTCGCGGTTTCTGGAACGATATGAACGAGCCGGCCATCTTTGAGCGCGCCGACAAAACCATGCCGCTCGACACCATGCACCGCCTGGACGGCGGAATTACGAAGGACCACCGCGCCATCCACAACGTCTATGGGATGCTGAATGCCCGGGCAACCTTTGAGGGCCTGCGGCGGCTGCGGTCGGATGAACGGCCATTCGTGCTGACGCGCGCCGCCTATGCCGGGACGCAGCGGTACGCCGCCTCGTGGACGGGTGACAACACGAGTTCGTGGAACCATCTACGGTTGACCGTGCCCAATCTGCTGAGTCTGGGCGTTTCCGGCTACCCCTTCGTCGGTGTGGACATCGGCGGGTTCTGGGGCAGCCCTCCCGCGGACCTGCTCACGCGCTGGATCGCTCTCGGCGTGTTCACCCCCATGTTCCGCAACCACACGATGAAGGGAAGCGCTGACCAGGAACCCTGGGTGCACGGCCCGGAGCATGAAGCCATCCGGCGGCGCTACATTGAGCTGCGCTATCAGTTGCTGCCCTACATCTACACGAACTTCGAGGAGACCACGCGCACCGGCATTCCGCTGATGCGTCCCATTTTCCTCGAATACCCGGAGGCGCGAGAGTTTTACGGCGAGGATCGCGCATTCCTCTTCGGGCGCGACCTGCTGGTGGCCCCCAAAGTGTTCGAGATGCTTGACGCCTATGACGTGAACCTGCCTCCCGGCGAGTGGTACGACTACTGGACCGGAAAGAAGTACCGGAGTGGCCGTGCCCTGGAGATCAATCCGCCGCTCGACCTTGTGCCGCTGTACGTCAGGGCCGGTGCCATCCTGCCGCAGCAGCCGGTTGTGCAGCACACTGACGAGGTGCCAACTGGACCTCTGCAGTTGCGCGTTTACCCCGGGAGTGAGTGCGGGGGTTCGCTCTACCTCGACGACGGCAAGACGTTTGCCTACACGCGCGGTGAAACTCTGCGCGTGGCCTACACCTGCCAGCCAGCAGCCGATTCGCTGGCCATCATCAGTTCCGCCCACAAGGGTAACTACAAGCCCTGGTGGAAAAATGTCCGCGTCGAAATCTTCGGTGTCGAGAAAGCTCCGAAAGAAGTGGGCGCGGGCGGAAGGAGCGTCACCGACTGGAGCTACAACGCGGAGCAGAAAACTGTGACGCTGGCCTTGCCCGATTCGTCCACAGGATGGGAAATCCGCCTTAGCTTTTAG